One stretch of Paramormyrops kingsleyae isolate MSU_618 chromosome 4, PKINGS_0.4, whole genome shotgun sequence DNA includes these proteins:
- the tmie gene encoding transmembrane inner ear expressed protein produces the protein MVGTYTCKRQTQRWPMVLCYNILDIATLNSYTFFTTQHPEFNRAPGLGAVRSSADGHKQSKGAGVHVRQRAGEEMVRGEPQRPALGWLAAFLSFCVRTTVPQTPDPELFSTAPPKKPDPITSETVVFWGLRLWQVIGVFSMFILAIVITLCCIFKCRIPRTKKEIEARHAQREAAKVYADTLETVPPLNELTEVPGAAVAEEKTEVPSVSGKVEKKGEKDGNKKEGKAGKEGKGDANDATTKKKGDKGNEKKGEGGEKGKKAGEKRAADKGGDNAKGGAKGGGGAKDAGKGGAKGGAKGGGGAKDAGKGGAKGGAKKDTAKK, from the exons ATGGTTGGCACCTACACCTGCAAGCGACAAACACAGAGGTGGCCCATGGTGCTGTGCTACAACATCCTTGACATCGCCACCCTAAATTCCTATACCTTTTTCACGACTCAGCACCCTGAATTCAACAGAG CCCCCGGGCTGGGTGCGGTGCGTAGCTCGGCGGACGGGCACAAACAGAGCAAGGGGGCAGGTGTCCATGTCCGGCAGAGAGCCGGGGAGGAAATGGTGAGGGGGGAGCCGCAGAGGCCGGCTCTGGGATGGCTGGCGGCGTTTCTATCCTTCTGCGTGCGCACCACAGTGCCTCAGACCCCGGACCCAGAG CTCTTCAGCACCGCGCCCCCAAAGAAGCCGGACCCCATTACTTCAGAAACCGTTGTTTTCTGGGGCCTGCGGCTATGGCAAGTCATTGGAGTTTTTTCCATGTTTATTCTGGCAATAG TGATAACGCTTTGCTGCATCTTCAAATGCCGGATCCCCAGGACCAAGAAAGAGATCGAGGCGAGGCACGCCCAGAGAGAGGCAGCTAAGGTATACGCTGACACTTTGGAGACGGTGCCTCCACTTAATGAGCTCACAGAGGTGCCTGGAG CTGCTGTTGCTGAGGAAAAAACCGAAGTGCCCAGTGTTTCTGGGAAGGTGGAGAAGAAGGGGGAGAAAGATGGCAACAAGAAGGAGGGAAAGGCGGGTAAAGAGGGGAAAGGGGACGCCAACGATGCAACCACCAAAAAGAAAGGGGACAAAGGCAATGAGAAGAAAGGAGAAGGCGGAGAAAAAGGCAAGAAGGCGGGAGAAAAGCGAGCGGCCGACAAAGGAGGGGATAACGCTAAGGGTGGAGCCaaaggagggggcggggccaaggATGCTGGTAAAGGCGGGGCTAAGGGAGGAGCCaaaggagggggcggggccaaggATGCTGGTAAAGGCGGGGCTAAGGGAGGAGCCAAAAAAGACACTGCGAAAAAGTGA